Sequence from the Prunus persica cultivar Lovell chromosome G5, Prunus_persica_NCBIv2, whole genome shotgun sequence genome:
AAAGCATTTATTGTACAGATAGATCATGACCGTTGATTCAACATAATCTAATGGTCATGGTTGCTTAGCCTAGCTTTTTTTCACCCTAAGGCTTTTATTTGTTGGTCTCGAATTTTTGTTGGATATTATTCCAACTGCATTAAAACCATTGAATGAAGTTCTTAAGTATTGTAATGGCGTTATGTTATGCTAAttactttgtttttccatGTTTTGGTATATGGTCAAAGAAAGTCAAGTCATGGACAAACTTTAGAATAAATAGTTTTTACTCTTATTAATGAAGTTAATATAGGGAAGTCGTTAAGAAGAATATTTACTGGTAAAACTTGGTTGTAAGTAATGAAACACAATAAAAGCATGTCAAAGTTATTAGACTTAATCGCCACTGTTAATAGCAAATGTTTACATAACGCCAAGCATTTTATTGTCTTCTTGTAGCAACTGTTATAGATtaaattttgagaaaagaaACTTAGGAAATATCACCCTTAATCAAAGGTATAAAAGAGACATGAATGAGTTTAGTTTGCATCAAGTTTACAACCCACAGTTCAATCTCAATTGATTTCAATGCAAAAGAGATGAAATCTTCAGTCAAAGCTTTCAAATTTCCTATATAGAATGCTGTATATAGTGCAATCGCCAACAGAAACAATGTGTTTCTGGGGTAAATTTTAATGTAGCATTTGACtctgaaaatttggaaaacttcAAGCTGACGACGAAATTATATTATGCGCATCGTTGCTGGAAAGCTTTCTCAGGGTTCTTCTCATCAATGTTTGAGTGGTGAGGGAAATCATAAGGCATTTCTTCAGCAGAAAACCATGCTTCCCTGAAATCTCTTACAACTTCTTGGTGGACTACAGCATTGCCTTCTGGTGTTAGGTGCAACCCGTCACTGCAACGGAAAGCAAATAAATTAAGACAGATTATTCAATCTCACATTGTTAAAAGCTTAGGGgatgaaaataatatttctaGGACTATATTACAGTACATATGATCTTCGTGTAATTTAGATCCCAATTCTAACAATCACAAAATTGATTAGAGGTTCACATGCCTTCACACCTCAGAGTCCTACCCATCtgcttttcctcttctttttttttttttttttccaaagaagaaaaccaagGAAAGCAGATGATCTTGATCTGACTTTTAAGGCAGTATCTAAGGTACTAATTAGACAAATAGTGCTTCTTTGCAAGAGAAAATCTGGTTGCAGCCAATAAATGTTCAGTTATTCAATAAACTACACAGGTTGAAGCTTCAAAGATGGCAAACCTCAGAAATTTCTTCTGCCAACCCTCCGTTTCCTGCAACTTGGACCAAAGATTGATGGAGCGGAGACCCATTTCCTCAGCTAGCTCAATGCACTTCTTTGCATAAATTCCTGTCACTTCATTCATCCTCTCCGGCTCTTCCCTAGCATCCTCACCATATAAAGATCTGTGGAGATAATGGAGGGAACAACAAAGTGCAATTGACACCATGAAAGAAGGTAAAGGTGCCAATCACATAGACATGATgaaaagcaacaacaaaacagTTATGTATATGTAGTCAATTTTGAactgagaagaaaaataaatcataccGGGCATATTCATTACGCCCATCCTCATCAACAGGTGGTGGAGTAATAAGCACAATCAAAATGGCGGGAGAACATTCCTGCAATCAAAATCACCATATGCAATGAGATGGGTCAAATAATTGACTGCGAAAATAGTTGCACTCAGAAAAACATGTGCAGAAAGTATAAGCACATCTGGAAATTACAGACCCTAAACTCATGGGAAGTAATAAGTGCCCATATACAATGAGCAAGCAAGTTCAAGTGTGATGAGAATGTTATACCAGATAAATATTAGCCATTCATCAGCCAGAAAACAAGGCACAAGGAATTGGGTAGCCTTAAACATGGTCTAAAAACTCAACAGTATACATGAGATTATGATAATGATGGAGAATTTAGGAAGAGATGGTGGCCGTTATGGTTTCTCAGAACAGAACTTAGAGGTAAAGAAGATAAATGATCGAAAGGAAACCTTCATATGAAGAACAATTTTTCTGAGATTCTCCTTGTACTCTTCAACAGGAACATGTTGTCGTTCACTTGTTCTCCCCAAAATAGCAGCATCATTGGCCCCAAAGAAAATTGTGGCAGCAGCAGGAGGCTTTTTAGAATCCTGCATATTCATCATAGTGGCATGGTCAATTTCATAAACGTTTCTGTTTCGATCAAATTCTATTATTTTCCCATATGCTTCCAAGactaacattttttttcttcacaggATTTTACTGATTAAATATCTAATCTACCATCTCAACATGATAACTTGATTTATCAGATACTGATTGTGGAAGTTACTCCAAAAAGCATGACAATTTTCAGCTCTAGTATGCAATAATGACACAAAGtatctctctttccctctatCTTAGCACCATTTACCACCAGTTGATCAGTAAAACACTAAAtcctgaaaaaatatatattctaagTAGATAAACAAccataaaagaaatttttttaaaacaaagacTTCAACTTTGTAATATCAAATGCTTAATGAGACATGTAACCAATAGGAACGAGGagtaaaacaaaaacccaattgaattaactaaataaaaaaggataaaACCCAATCAATGGATTGCCAATGCCAACCATACCAACAAAGCTTTTACAAAAATGACGAAGATGCAGCATAATTGGTagagaatgaagaaaagaatatacCAGAGGGAAGAGGTGCTGCATCAAGAACAATGCCCATCGGGTGTTGTACCCACCATACCCACGAACTTTTACATCAGCCTATCAACACCACCGTACCAAAAGTTACCAACACTTACTATATTAACATTaacaggagagagagagagagagagagagagagagagagagagaccttgCGAGAGTAAGTATCAGCAAGAGCGGCACCCCAGCCACCTGATCTGAAGGATTGCTCTGTAATTGAGTCTCCGAACAGCACAATCTCAGGCCTCATGAACAATGCTTCTTTctcacttcttcttcttcttcttcttcttctcttctcctaCGCTTTTACTGTTGTGCCTTTTACGCGTTCATGTTCAGTTGACAGGTGAGAGTGAGAGACTGTTGTCTCTTTTAAACGACAAGTCGTTTACGAACAAGGTAGAGAAAAACGATTTTTTGGGGGTAAAACCGTAAAATGTAATTGTCGCCAATATGCATTTGCACCAAAATGAAGGCAATGTGCATTTCGAGGGATTATTGCTCAAGGCAGGCAAGCTGACCTTTCTTTCCATGTCTTCAAGATATTTTGCATCTAAAAACAAAGGATATGCTAGAATTGATGAAATGAACATTGGAATTCAATGTAAATGTGAGGAATGTTTGAATTAGTATTTGGGAATTATTGCTGTTTTGGAGTTATTGTTTGACTGGGTAGAAACTGGAATATTGACTTAAGACTTGAGTTGAATATTCGTAATATGCATTTGCACCAAAATGAAGGCAATGTGCATTTGTTTGGACTAAATTATGTAGAGGTAATGCTCATTAACTAAACccgaattttgaaaatatttatgggacccaatatttatttattgaccTAAACTTGGTTTTCCGCACGTGTTTATGTTGACTGTTTTAAGTTATGTGTGGCTTTGAGTGGAGGTATACTGTATGAGTTTGATGTTGCTGATAAATCCGCCTTGTTTTGGTTGTGGCCCCTTTGTAGGTAGTAATTATAACTCCTTTTTGGATTGTTGTATTATTCTTTATAActattgtatttgtattgCCTGGTGGTGTAAGTTATGAAGACAATCTATTCCTGTGGTTTGACTATATAAAAGACACACTTGGTTTTGTGATAAAAGATTATTAACATTCAGTTATGACATCAACATACACAATCAAGTCCTTCCACAAAGTCACTAGCTTTAGCAGCTGAAAAGTGAGCCTTCAACAAAAGCTTCATGGGAAATTTTAGTTTGGTAGAGTGCTTCTGGGTCCCTTAATAAGTGGGTTCACAATCTCTATCAGTACCCATAAAATTAAGTGgaaggcaaaacaaaaagaccACTTGGGTCTAAAACACAGGTTAAATCCACCAGTTATATCATGTAGTGGAGACCAAGCACGCATTAAATCCACCAGTTAACGCATCATTGGATTATTATGCAATCTGTTTCCTATCCATATCAATGAAGTCTTAGAGTGGCAGACATGAGTTGCAAAATCATAGTGGCATGCATGATAAGCACAAAAGAGGATTCTGAGCATATTCAAAGTTCAAAGCACAAACTGATCAGCCAGCATTAAGAAGTATAGTCTTATAAAGAACAATCTGCAAATCATTGCAGGTGCAAGCatgaatataattttattctcGAAAAACATAAGAAGGATAACTTATTCCCATACCTTAAGCATCTCGTATATCATATCATCATCACATTCCAGAACATCAGAACACTACTTTCCAGAAGTCCATCAGTATTCCTCATTctcatttttgaaaatttcgGTCAACTGAAATTCAGATAGTTGAAGAACACATGGTTGCTAAAAACTTAGGGAAACactgaaggaagaaaaaggcaGACGTATATTGATTGTTAAGGGCCTAGATTGGCTATGGGATTTTCTTAGGCTGCATAATTAACGTTTGGTTAAAATACGAAAAATCATACATATTTCCATTATCATAATCATCTTCTCTGCCCACCATATGGtagaaacaaagtttagaaacaGACCTACAAAGATGACACTTAATACATAACCTCTCGAGCACCATTGCCAATAATAATCTCACCAGAATCACACTTCTAGGAATTTTAGCTTGAAGAGCCAGGAGTGGTCTGTCCAAGGATAGATGACCCAGGGCTGGGAGTCTGTGTTCTTTCAAGTCCCTGTCGGGGGCTTCTTTCCCCTCTCAGTTCACTTAAATGGGGGCTGTATACTCTCTGTGACGTCCGCGGGCTATGAGCAGGTTTTATACCTTCTAGTGAAGTAGGGGTCAAACTTGATGCCTTTGGGCTCTGTGTATGGCGGATCTCACCACGGCTTCTTGTGATAATTTCATCAAGAATCTCCCCACCATCAATGTTTGTGATTCTTGACTGAAGATCCTGATCCTGTCATGCATAGAAAGCATCAGCATCAGTACAGAACTTATAAATGATAACCTAATGAAGGCTTTCAGTGAGCACTCTAATTTCTTAGAAAATGCAGCTTAGGATAGCATCTGAATACCATATGTTCTATTAATATCAAACCGAAATTGGATTTATACCCATCTGATCCAAACTTTGCACATATGCATGCATCGTTAGTGCACACACATCTGTAAATGCTTTTTTTGAATCAGCATACAGGTAGATCAATTAAAAGTTTGTAAACATTTTCTACATTCAAATTTTATCAAGGGTGCAAGTATGGCTCTGGTGGGCAGCAGGTCCAGCTCTGGCTTATTATCATGATAATGAATTCAGGATGTCATAATGTTATCAAATATGACCCCTGAACAACTCaatgggaaagagagagagacagagagagattaaCAAGTCTAACTGAACTGAAGAAAGGATCTAGGCAACTTACTTCAAAGGACATGTTGAAAGCAATGGTAGGGGCTTCCTCATATTCTGCAGCATCCAGGTCTTGAAGGTGAGCTCTTTTGAAAAACTTAGGGAGCAAATACTGCCGCACTGGGACCAGAAGCATGATCAACAACGGGAAAAGCACCCCAGCAATTGGGATCCATGTTAAGCCAAAACACATGAGCAAGTAAGCCGTCTGGAACAAGGTGAAGGTGGCAATTGTTTTGAAAGGCACAGTCTCAAGAAAGGTTCCATGATACTTCTCCAGCACCCTAGCAAGTTAGATGATGGTTACCATTTAACAGATTTTCAAAGATAATACTAGTCATGATCTAGATTAAGAAAATGGTAATGTGTATTACAACTCCATATTTGACACTTGAAAGTATAGGAAGTGGATCATGCGTGTCTAGGTATAACAGTTGATTTACAATATGAAGAAGAGTATTTGGTCATAGAATCATTTGCAAATTACAAGGGAAAGCATCAACTTACTTGTATCTTCGACTTGGAGCAGTGAAAAGAAACAATATCCTCTCCCAAAATTGATTTCCAGGCAAGCTTTCAATTGCCATGAAAGCAAAATATCCCCAAAGAACAGAGGTTGGGATTTTCTTCAAAACAGGCATAGCAGCTACACAACCACCGACCATCAATGCTTGAAGCAGATTGCTGAGGCGTTGCTCTTTCACTTCAATAGGCAAAAGATCATCAATATCCTTATCCACATCAAAAACAGTCTCATCAACTGGGGCATCAATGTAGCCAGCACTTGAGGCCAATTGGACTGTGGATTCTTTCAGCTCTTTTAGTCCCTGTTTGAAGCACAAATTTTAGCAAGAAAAGAGTAAAAGATGTAAACTTCTGTATTGTTCAGTAATAATGTCTAAATAGATTTACCAAAGCAGGTGGACGTTGGTAGACCAGTGGAGTCTGCATTTGATTGTATGCTTCTTGCATGCTCTGGTATAATTGACTCAAACTTGAATTTTTGCGTATGCTATTTCGTGCTGTTAATGCAAGCTTATTCCGCAAAAGCTATtccaaagaaaagaacagatCCATTCTATTAATTTAGATATCAAAGTCACAATAAATTGAAGTATTGACCATTGCAGAAACACGCTTAAAGGAAACAGAAGAAATGACTGAGAGATGTCCTGTCAGCGAGAATAAACAATAGCAGGAACAGAGTCTGGATGAATAATTAAACCACATCAAAAAAAAGTACCAAGGTCATGATATCCTGATTGTTCTGTCTATAATTACACAGTGAAGTACAAAAACAAGGCCTTCAGATTGTTCAATGATTATATCACTTGAATTATAAGTTTCAATGGAATCAGCCTCTATTGGACTTAAGTTGGATGTGTATCCTCTAATGGTGTAGAGTTTAGGAACTTTTCCTTTCTGCTATTTTTCTCTGATTGGGCAGCACCTGTATTCTAGAGTGTATTCATGCTAGTTTCTTGATGTTCGTTGGTGAATGTAAATTATTCTTTGGTGTTGAGCAGCAGATTTTGTTTGTCAGTGGACACCTTGCCCTCTGTTGTgcacttttatttatttatttaatggaagtgtgtttattaaataaaatatgaaaaatatcctGTCTGTGTGCCAGGGAACCAGAACAAGAGAGAAGCAAGTATTTAGAGTCATAATATCCATATTTTGACATCAAATGCACACCAAAGACAATTCATGCAAGTACATATACTTATCAGAAT
This genomic interval carries:
- the LOC18777952 gene encoding GDSL esterase/lipase At5g62930 codes for the protein MRPEIVLFGDSITEQSFRSGGWGAALADTYSRKADVKVRGYGGYNTRWALFLMQHLFPLDSKKPPAAATIFFGANDAAILGRTSERQHVPVEEYKENLRKIVLHMKECSPAILIVLITPPPVDEDGRNEYARSLYGEDAREEPERMNEVTGIYAKKCIELAEEMGLRSINLWSKLQETEGWQKKFLSDGLHLTPEGNAVVHQEVVRDFREAWFSAEEMPYDFPHHSNIDEKNPEKAFQQRCA